The nucleotide window TTCACAACCTCCTCTCGTTTTTCGGTATTTTTCAGCATTTCTGGGTCAGTTTCAGCTAAAATCGTGTAAATGCCAATAGCAAATAACCGGGTATATTTATATTTAGGAGCGTTGGCGATGCCGATGAGGGTTTGTAGAATCTGATTTTCCCCAGAGGAAGAGTCTGAAGCGGACTCAAGATTAAATAATAACTGTTGTGCTGAGAGTTGTTTGGCGCTCTCGATCATCCGTTCAGCATCTTGGCGATATTGTTGAGGATCACCCCCAACAGACTGACATAAGGCATTAAAAATTGATTCTTTGTCCGCGTCTGGACGATACCCCTGCATAAACCGTTGAAAAGAAGTGACAACCCCTAAAGCATAGACGGGATCGTATTGAAAATCAGAATTAACCGATAACAGGTGCATCTCCACCATTAATTCTTCTACCACCCGACGGTAAACAGAGTTAATTGGACGGGTGTGCTTTGTATAAAAATCTCTTTTACTATCTGAGACGGTTCTTACTTTATCCACAAAACAGACTTATTCTTAATATAGGGACTGTGATCCCATTGTCCCTCTTTCGGTTCTCTTTGCCAAGAGTCAAAATTAGTTAACAGTTAACAGTTAACAGTGATGAGTTGTGGGCTAAGAGTGCTGACTACTGATAACTGACGAGTGAGCATGACTAATCAATTTACACCAGAACTGATGGCGTTAGGGCAGTATCTAGCGGGGGAATTTGAAAACCGGCAACAGGCACTCGCTTCTCCGGCTTGGTTTGTTCATTTGCGTTTGTGGTTGCGTCCTGTTCCTCTATTTAGGGAAGATAGTATTACCCTTTTTGCGGAACAAGCGAGTCTTGTTAATTTAGATCAGCCTTATCGGCCTCGTTTGTGGCGTTTACGTCAGATTTCTGGCTCTTCAGTCGCTTTACAAGTTGAACATTATAAATTTAAAGATATTAAAGAGGTACAGGGTGCAGGACGTAACCGAGAAATTTTACAACAGATAAGCTTAGAACAGATAGAACCCTTAACGACTCCCGGATGTACTTTAAAGGTTGAGATTAATCCCATTGCTGTTAAAGATCAATACCATTTTAAAGCGTTTTCTGAGTCGGAGTCTCCTTGTGAGTTTACCTATGAAGGTCAAGATTTTCAGGTGGCTTTGGGGTTTGAAGTTAATTCCCAGGAGTTAAAAACCTATGATAAGGGAATTGATCCTAATACCGGTAGGGCTATTTGGGGGGCCTTAATGGGCGCTTATTGTTATCAAAAACAGGTCGATTTTTCTGGAGAAATTAACCTTTTTTAGACTCAAAAAAATAGATAGCCTTTCTCACATTAATGAGCTACACCTAACACCTGCCCCCTGCCTCCTACTATAAATTAAAGACCTTCAACCGGACGAATTATAGCCGGAGTAGAAGATTGTTCTGGCTCAAAAATAGCGGTCAAAGCCTCTTCTAACCGAGGGGCCATGACAATTTGATTTTCATAAAAAACAATGACTCTAGCTAAAGTGGGCACACTATTTTCTTCAGCAACTAAATATAATGGCTCAACATACAGCAGAGATTGTTCAATAGGGATCACCAGTAAGTTACCTTGTAACACACTAGAACCTTCTCTATTCCAGAGAGAAATTTGTTGAGAAATGGCTGGATCTTGATTAATTAAAGCTTCAATTTGATTAGATCCATAAATCAACCGTTGTTTAGGAAATAGATAGAGTAGGAGTTTTCCATATTGTTCCCCATCGGAACGTCCGGCCAACCAACCAATTAAATTAGGACGACTTCTAGGGGTGTACGGATGAAGTAAAATAAATTCTTCTTGGGTTTCTTCGGGTAGCCTCATAATGAGATAATAGGGTGCTACGCTTTGAGTTTTATTGCCATAAATTTCTCTGGGAATTTGCCATTGGTCTTCTCGATTATAAAACACTTGAGGATCAGTCATATGATAAATCAGTAACTGTTCCGACTGGGCACTAAAAAAATCTTCCGGATAGCGAATATGAGTCCGTAAATTAATCGGCATTTCATCAAGAGAACGAAACATCGCCGGAAAAACTTTGCTCCATGTTTTAATAATGGGATCGCTCGGATCGGCAATATAAAACTTTACATCTCCGTTATAAGCATCAATCACAACTTTGACAGAATTGCGAATATAATTATATTGATTTTCTCCCGGATCAGAGTAAGGATAGCGATCGCTAATGGTATAAGCATCGACGATCCAATAGAGAGTATTTTTAATTCCTGACGGTGGGGTATCTCCTATATCAGCAACGACTAAATAAGGATTTTGATCATATTGTAGAAAAGGGGCGATCGTTCTAATCCGCTCATCAATTTGACGACGGAATAATAATTTAGTATCCGGCAAAAAATCTGTAGTAAATAACATTTGCCAATCTTTAAGGTAAATGGCAAATAATCCCCGTCGCCACCAAGAACCGACTTGAATTCCTCCTGCTCCATCATAGGTGTTATAGACGTTTTCTTCTCCACTAGGAAAGTCGAATTCTTGAACGCTAGTGGGAGTCATAACATAAGTATTCGTCAATTGACCAAAATAAATTCGCGGTTTGGTAATCGGAATACTATATTGTATAAATTCACTAGAGGTTTGCAACGCTCCTTCATCGGTAGACGTTCCAATATCTCTAACAAAATAGTAAGGTAATCCTCCTTCAGCAACTAAATTCACCGGTGAAAGGGTAAATCCATAACCGTGAGTATAAACTAAATGTTCATTAACCCAAGTTTTGGCTGTATCTGGAACTTCCTCATAATCTAATTCTCTAGCTGCAATAATAACCTGTTGTTTTTCTGTCGTGGTGTTAATTAAATTTGGATCATTAGTTTTAGGTTCTGTGTCTGGAACAAACGGATCATTTTGATCGGTTGAGGCCGTTTTCATTAAATAGCGATCAATTTCTGCACTGAGAAATTTATAATATAATCGGATTTGTTGTAATTGACGGTTAGTTTGCAGAAGGGGTTGAGTATCCCAAAGACGAATATTTTCTATCGTTAGAGCATTGTTTCTTATATCTTCGGCGGTTAATACTCCTTCTGGATCAAAAATTTTAGCGTTTATTTTATCTAAATCAAATCCGGCTCTAGTGTAATTGATACTGCGAGCAATGTAGGGTCTTTCTCTAGCTAATTCATTAGGTTGAACCACCAGCATTTGAATAAATAGGCTCGAAAACTGTCCCATAATTAGGACGAATAAATATAAAATAATAAACCACAAATAAAAAGGAAGTTTATACCAAGTTTTTGCGGTATGATAGGATATTTTTTTCAGTTTAGAACGGGAATAATAGGGATTTAATTTGGGTTTAGATGCACCGCTAATGGATTTAAAGAATAGCCAAAAAGCACTTAAGCCAGCAATAATTCCTAATCCAATTTCTACATATTGTTGAACATGAATATCGGTGTAACCGGCTCCATAAATCACCCCTCTAGAACTGTAAAGAAGTTCATAACGGTTTAAAATATGTCGCCAGACAAGAATAGCCATTACTGCTCCCCATAACCCATATAAATGACGTAATTGGGGACGGGAAAAACCCGGGAATTTTCCTTCAGATAGACTATTGCCTGAGAGTAAATAGGTAATACTAACGGTAACTACCCCATAAATAATAAGACCGGCTAACCATAAAAATAGCCATTCAGAAATCGGTAAAGTAAAAACATAAAACCCAACATCTTTGCTAAATTGAGGATCAAATTCTTTAAAAGGGGTTGAATTCAAATATTTAAAAACATTAGTCCAATTACCAGCAAAAATGAGTCCAAACAAAAGACTTAAAATCCCTGCGATCGTGGTGATCCAAAGTTCAGCTTTTAAAAACAGAATAAAGATGATTGCACTAAATGCTCCTAACTTCAACAGATTTTGAGGCAGGGAGGGGATCAAATTCCAAAACCAATTTAGTCCCTCAAATAATAAGACCGGTGGATTAACGTTAGCTAAGTTAAATTTAGGAGTCCAAACTTCAAAAGCCAGTTGACTATAATAAAACAGCATTACCCCGGCGATGAGATAACAAATGACGACAAAAAAAAGTAACCAAGGTAAACGAAAAGAGATAGATTGAGGAGTTAGACGGGTATCTTTTATGGGTTTGAGATGGGGGTATTTTTTAGGGAGAGATTCGGGGATAGAATGCCATTTATATTTGTGAGCAAAGTGCAAATTAACAAACAAGAAACTAGCGGATATTCCCGTCACTCCAATAAATAAGATTAACTGGCAAAGAAGACGTTTTAAAAATGAAGATAAATAACCCACCTCTTGAAACCAAAGAATTTCAATGATTAGACGGGTAATCAGTTCAATTCCTAGCCAAAATCCTGCTATAATAAGGATAAGATAAATTACGCGCTTCATCAGTCTCCCCAAAATCCCTTACTCTTTTAGTTTAGAATATTTGACCCAAAAGCGAACCCTTAATAAACTGTTGTTTATTTAAATTTTATTGAGAGTCTCTTATCTAAGCTAAGACGCATTAAATTTTTATATCATCAAGAGGAGATAGGACTTACACATCTAAAGACCCAAACACTCTACAAATAGGTGATGCGTTGGGGAACGCATCCTACAACTAGAGAGAAATAAACCGTTAAGTAGAGAAGTTGCATACAACGTCTCTACACACCTCCCCACTCCTCAATAAATAATTTAAGTACGTGACAGCTTATGACTCTAACACCATTACAATCCATCACTTTAGAAGACTTTCTTAAACTTCCTGAAACTGATCCAGCCAGGGAATATATTAATGGGGAAATTATTCAAAAACCAATGCCAAAAGGAAGACATAGCCGTTTACAGGGAAAATTATGTAGTGTCATTAATGAAATCACGGAATCTGCTCAAATTGCTTATGCTTTTCCTGAGTTAAGATGTACTTTTGGGGGACGTTCCATCGTTCCAGATGTGGGGGTATTTCGATGGGAAAATATTCCTTTTACCCAAGCCGGAGAAGTCCCTGATGATTTTTTTAGACCTCCAGACTGGACAATTGAGATTTTATCTCCAGAACAAAAACCCAACAAAGAGATTGGCAATATTTTGTCTTGTTTGTCTTATGGATCTCAACTGGGATGGTTTATTGATCCTGATGATCTCAGTATATTAGTTTTTTTCCCTTCTCAACAACCCCAATTATTACAAGGAAATGATCTTTTACCTATTTTAGAAATAATTCCTTTAGAGTTAACCGTCAGTCAAGTTTTTAGCTGGTTGAAAATGCGTTCTAATTCCTAAATAAAATTAAATATTTAATGTATGGATATTTTTAAATAGGTAAACATAAATAAGTATCTCTAAATCTTTGCCTGTTGCCTGTTGCGGGAGTGCCTCATTATACAGTTAACAAAGATCGAAGTCTAATCACTTATCATTAAATTTGGGGTAAAGTAGAGACGTTTAACGCCCCTACTTTTAAATCCTGTCTAAGTATATTGTTCTTCTATGTCCAAATCAAACAACATTTGCAAGGACTGTAAACATCGTTTGCGAGCTTCTATATCTTGTTGCGCCCTGAGTTGTACCATAGGTTCATGAAGAATTTTATTGACGATCCCTCTTGTCAGTGCTTCAATCACCTCTTGATGTTTCTCAGCAAACTCTGTTCCTAAGCGAGAAAGGGCTTTTTCTAATTCTTGTTCTCTAATGGTTTCTACTTTATCTCTTAAACAACTAATGGTCGGAACTGTATCAAGCGATCGCCACCAAAGTTCAAAAGATTCGACTTCTTCTTCTAATAACCCTTCTGCTTCTTGAGCAAGACGACGGCGGCTTTCTTGATTAGCAGCCACAACGGCTTTTAAATCATCTACATTATAAGACTGAATCTGCTCTAATTGTTGCACATCCGCATCCACGTTACGAGGAACGGAAATATCCACCAACATTAAAGACTGGTTGACGGCGATAATAGATTCTAAATTGGAACGGTTTAAAATGGGTTCTGTGGCTCCGGTGCTAGTAAACACAATATCAGACACCGAGACAGCATTGATCATCTCTTCTAGAGGATGTAATTGTAATTGCGCTTCGGGAAATAAACCCGCTAATTCTTGCGCCCGTCGTAAAGAACGGTTAACGATCGCAATTTTACTCACCCCTTTTGACAATAAATGCTGCACTAACAGACGAGACATTTTACCCGCGCCGATAATGGTGACACGGCACACACAAATATCGATCACCTTCATCTGAGCTAATTCTACCGCCGCCGAACTGATAGAAACTGCCCCAGTGCCGATGCTGGTTTCGCTGCGGACTCGTTTGCCGGCGGTCATCGCTTGTTTGAATAGACGATCTAAAAGTCGGCCAATGCCTCCATATTTTTGGGCGAGTTTGTGAGTATTTTTCACTTGGGCTAAAATTTGCCCTTCTCCTAGGACTAAGCTTTCTAGTCCGGCAGCTACCCGCATTAAATGTCTAACCGCGTCTTGATGGAGCAAAATAAACAGATGTCGGCGCAAATGATGAAGAGGAATGTGGCCTTTTTCTGACAAAAATTGACTAATTTCAATGATTCCCTGTTCAGTTTCCGTCACAACCGCGTAAATTTCCAGACGGTTACAGGTACTGAGGATGGCCACTTCTTGGATATGAGGATAGCTTTTTAAATGAGCCAAAACTTCTTCTAGCTTGGCTTCTGGGATGCTCAATTTTTCACGGACTTCGACCGGGGCTG belongs to Gloeothece citriformis PCC 7424 and includes:
- a CDS encoding glutamyl-tRNA reductase, with the translated sequence MNIAVVGLSHKTAPVEVREKLSIPEAKLEEVLAHLKSYPHIQEVAILSTCNRLEIYAVVTETEQGIIEISQFLSEKGHIPLHHLRRHLFILLHQDAVRHLMRVAAGLESLVLGEGQILAQVKNTHKLAQKYGGIGRLLDRLFKQAMTAGKRVRSETSIGTGAVSISSAAVELAQMKVIDICVCRVTIIGAGKMSRLLVQHLLSKGVSKIAIVNRSLRRAQELAGLFPEAQLQLHPLEEMINAVSVSDIVFTSTGATEPILNRSNLESIIAVNQSLMLVDISVPRNVDADVQQLEQIQSYNVDDLKAVVAANQESRRRLAQEAEGLLEEEVESFELWWRSLDTVPTISCLRDKVETIREQELEKALSRLGTEFAEKHQEVIEALTRGIVNKILHEPMVQLRAQQDIEARKRCLQSLQMLFDLDIEEQYT
- a CDS encoding chromophore lyase CpcT/CpeT → MTNQFTPELMALGQYLAGEFENRQQALASPAWFVHLRLWLRPVPLFREDSITLFAEQASLVNLDQPYRPRLWRLRQISGSSVALQVEHYKFKDIKEVQGAGRNREILQQISLEQIEPLTTPGCTLKVEINPIAVKDQYHFKAFSESESPCEFTYEGQDFQVALGFEVNSQELKTYDKGIDPNTGRAIWGALMGAYCYQKQVDFSGEINLF
- the psb29 gene encoding photosystem II biogenesis protein Psp29, with the protein product MDKVRTVSDSKRDFYTKHTRPINSVYRRVVEELMVEMHLLSVNSDFQYDPVYALGVVTSFQRFMQGYRPDADKESIFNALCQSVGGDPQQYRQDAERMIESAKQLSAQQLLFNLESASDSSSGENQILQTLIGIANAPKYKYTRLFAIGIYTILAETDPEMLKNTEKREEVVKQIAKVLHLPEEKMQKDLDLYRSNLEKMDQLLTVIEEALQADRKKREQQKIMDN
- a CDS encoding Uma2 family endonuclease, giving the protein MTLTPLQSITLEDFLKLPETDPAREYINGEIIQKPMPKGRHSRLQGKLCSVINEITESAQIAYAFPELRCTFGGRSIVPDVGVFRWENIPFTQAGEVPDDFFRPPDWTIEILSPEQKPNKEIGNILSCLSYGSQLGWFIDPDDLSILVFFPSQQPQLLQGNDLLPILEIIPLELTVSQVFSWLKMRSNS
- a CDS encoding UPF0182 family protein, coding for MKRVIYLILIIAGFWLGIELITRLIIEILWFQEVGYLSSFLKRLLCQLILFIGVTGISASFLFVNLHFAHKYKWHSIPESLPKKYPHLKPIKDTRLTPQSISFRLPWLLFFVVICYLIAGVMLFYYSQLAFEVWTPKFNLANVNPPVLLFEGLNWFWNLIPSLPQNLLKLGAFSAIIFILFLKAELWITTIAGILSLLFGLIFAGNWTNVFKYLNSTPFKEFDPQFSKDVGFYVFTLPISEWLFLWLAGLIIYGVVTVSITYLLSGNSLSEGKFPGFSRPQLRHLYGLWGAVMAILVWRHILNRYELLYSSRGVIYGAGYTDIHVQQYVEIGLGIIAGLSAFWLFFKSISGASKPKLNPYYSRSKLKKISYHTAKTWYKLPFYLWFIILYLFVLIMGQFSSLFIQMLVVQPNELARERPYIARSINYTRAGFDLDKINAKIFDPEGVLTAEDIRNNALTIENIRLWDTQPLLQTNRQLQQIRLYYKFLSAEIDRYLMKTASTDQNDPFVPDTEPKTNDPNLINTTTEKQQVIIAARELDYEEVPDTAKTWVNEHLVYTHGYGFTLSPVNLVAEGGLPYYFVRDIGTSTDEGALQTSSEFIQYSIPITKPRIYFGQLTNTYVMTPTSVQEFDFPSGEENVYNTYDGAGGIQVGSWWRRGLFAIYLKDWQMLFTTDFLPDTKLLFRRQIDERIRTIAPFLQYDQNPYLVVADIGDTPPSGIKNTLYWIVDAYTISDRYPYSDPGENQYNYIRNSVKVVIDAYNGDVKFYIADPSDPIIKTWSKVFPAMFRSLDEMPINLRTHIRYPEDFFSAQSEQLLIYHMTDPQVFYNREDQWQIPREIYGNKTQSVAPYYLIMRLPEETQEEFILLHPYTPRSRPNLIGWLAGRSDGEQYGKLLLYLFPKQRLIYGSNQIEALINQDPAISQQISLWNREGSSVLQGNLLVIPIEQSLLYVEPLYLVAEENSVPTLARVIVFYENQIVMAPRLEEALTAIFEPEQSSTPAIIRPVEGL